Proteins encoded together in one Balaenoptera ricei isolate mBalRic1 chromosome 2, mBalRic1.hap2, whole genome shotgun sequence window:
- the LOC132360065 gene encoding LOW QUALITY PROTEIN: myeloid-associated differentiation marker-like (The sequence of the model RefSeq protein was modified relative to this genomic sequence to represent the inferred CDS: substituted 1 base at 1 genomic stop codon): MLVAVTSRTRTTTTXSSSGLGSPTIMGCCLRRLQLLSTCVAFSLGASVGTWQGPIGNWSMFIWCFCFVVTLITLIVELCELEDHFPFSWDNFLITCNCYSALLCLSASIIYPTTYIQFLPDSRYRDRAVTSTAFSCLAFVAYAMEVAWTRAQPNVITGYMATVPGLLKGLETTVACVIFVFISSPYLYLQQPALVWCVAVYSICFLLSSVALLLNLGKCDNRLPVPFPIFQVVLTLLSVLLYATALVLWPLYQFNQKFGGQPQRSSDVSCSDRLTSLVCTWNQRLAVASLTAINLLIYVTDLVFSVHLDFVRG, encoded by the coding sequence ATGTTGGTGGCGGTGACCAGTAGGACCAGAACGACCACCACCTAATCGTCCTCAGGCCTGGGCTCCCCAACCATTATGGGTTGCTGCCTCCGACGGCTGCAGCTGCTCTCCACCTGCGTGGCCTTCTCCCTGGGGGCCAGCGTGGGCACCTGGCAGGGGCCCATAGGTAACTGGTCCATGTTCATCTGGTGCTTCTGCTTCGTCGTGACCCTCATCACCCTCATAGTCGAGTTATGTGAGCTCGAGGATCACTTCCCCTTCTCCTGGGACAACTTTCTCATCACCTGCAACTGCTACtctgccctcctctgcctctcagCCTCCATCATCTACCCCACCACCTACATTCAGTTCTTGCCCGACAGCCGCTACCGGGACCGCGCTGTCACCTCCACTGCATTCTCCTGCCTCGCTTTTGTGGCTTATGCCATGGAAGTGGCCTGGACTAGGGCCCAGCCCAACGTGATCACAGGCTATATGGCCACCGTGCCAGGCCTGCTCAAGGGGCTGGAGACCACTGTGGCCTGTGTCATCTTCGTCTTCATCAGCAGCCCCTACCTGTACCTGCAGCAGCCGGCCCTGGTGTGGTGCGTGGCTGTGTACTCCATCTGCTTCCTCCTGTCATCTGTGGCCCTCCTGCTGAACCTGGGCAAGTGTGACAACAGGCTGCCCGTCCCCTTCCCCATTTTCCAGGTTGTGCTCACCCTGCTCTCCGTCCTCCTCTACGCCACTGCTCTGGTCCTCTGGCCGCTCTACCAGTTCAACCAGAAGTTCGGCGGCCAGCCCCAGCGGTCCAGCGATGTGAGCTGCAGCGATAGACTCACCTCCTTGGTGTGTACCTGGAACCAACGACTGGCTGTGGCCAGTCTGACAGCCATCAACCTGCTGATTTATGTGACTGACCTGGTGTTCTCGGTCCATCTGGATTTTGTCAGGGGCTGA